A stretch of Malus sylvestris chromosome 11, drMalSylv7.2, whole genome shotgun sequence DNA encodes these proteins:
- the LOC126591321 gene encoding pentatricopeptide repeat-containing protein At1g05750, chloroplastic-like, which produces MSLPAYTATPIQLPQLPRQPPPFLPLPNPSQSTSPNPNLYRKHSVSLERTKTFITKTPIDPTVSWTSSISHRCRNGHLDEALAHFIQMRRAGVEPNHVTFVTFLSGCAHFPAKGVQFGPSLHAYARKLELDTNNVMVGTAVIDMYAKCGGVDFARLVFYGLDVKNSMSWNTMIDGYMKNGKVSDAVELFEKMPNKDAVSWTMLIGGFVKKGQFEQAFEWFREMQLAGVEPDYVTIIAVNAACADLGTLGLGLWLNHFVMKQDFKDNVRISNSLVDMYSRCGCIGFARQVFENMLEMTLVSWNSMIVGFAVNGHAEEALEFFNLMQKKGLKPDGVSFTGALTACSHAGLVDEGLHYFDNMKGVHRITPRIEHYGCIINLYSCAGRLEDALGVIENLPMKPNEVVLGSLLAACRTIGNVSLAERLMKYLSVVDHGVDSNYVLLANIYAAAGRWDGANKVRKKMKDLGVQKTPGFSSVEVDCNIHEFVAGDKSHVDTECIYSTLGLLSFELILCGYVPENIVREPYKFD; this is translated from the exons ATGAGTCTTCCCGCGTACACAGCAACCCCAATCCAACTCCCTCAACTTCCCAGGCAACCACCGCCGTTTCTCCCACTTCCAAACCCTTCCCAATCCACCTCCCCTAATCCAAACCTGTACCGGAAGCACTCCGTCTCGCTTGAAAGGACCAAAACT TTCATAACAAAAACCCCCATAGACCCCACTGTTTCATGGACCTCATCAATATCCCACCGCTGCCGAAATGGTCATTTAGATGAAGCTCTTGCTCACTTCATCCAAATGAGACGAGCTGGAGTCGAACCAAACCACGTCACATTTGTTACGTTTCTCTCTGGCTGTGCCCATTTTCCAGCCAAGGGCGTTCAGTTCGGGCCTTCGCTTCATGCTTATGCCCGGAAGCTCGAATTGGATACAAATAATGTGATGGTGGGCACGGCGGTGATTGATATGTATGCCAAGTGTGGCGGTGTGGATTTTGCTAGGTTGGTTTTTTATGGGCTGGATGTAAAGAATTCAATGTCTTGGAATACTATGATTGATGGGTATATGAAAAATGGGAAGGTTTCGGATGCGGTTGAGCTTTTTGAAAAAATGCCTAACAAAGATGCGGTTTCTTGGACCATGTTGATTGGTGGGTTTGTCAAGAAAGGTCAGTTCGAGCAAGCGTTTGAGTGGTTTAGAGAGATGCAGCTCGCGGGAGTTGAACCAGACTATGTGACTATAATTGCTGTAAACGCTGCGTGTGCAGATCTGGGAACGCTTGGTCTAGGCTTGTGGCTAAACCATTTTGTTATGAAGCAAGACTTTAAAGACAATGTTAGGATAAGTAACTCGTTGGTTGATATGTATTCTCGATGTGGTTGTATTGGTTTTGCTCGTCAAGTCTTCGAGAACATGCTGGAAATGACATTGGTATCATGGAACTCGATGATTGTGGGATTTGCGGTTAATGGGCACGCAGAGGAAGCTCTCGAGTTCTTCAACCTGATGCAGAAGAAAGGGCTCAAGCCAGATGGGGTCAGCTTCACTGGAGCACTCACCGCGTGCAGCCATGCTGGTTTAGTCGATGAGGGGCTCCATTACTTTGATAACATGAAGGGAGTTCACAGAATAACACCCAGAATTGAGCATTATGGATGCATAATCAATCTCTATAGCTGTGCAGGAAGGTTGGAAGATGCCTTGGGTGTAATAGAAAACTTGCCGATGAAGCCAAATGAAGTTGTGTTGGGTTCTTTGTTGGCCGCTTGTAGAACCATTGGGAACGTCAGTTTAGCTGAAAGATTGATGAAGTACCTCTCTGTGGTTGATCATGGTGTTGATTCCAACTATGTGCTCCTAGCCAATATATATGCAGCTGCTGGACGGTGGGATGGTGCAAACAAGGttaggaagaagatgaaagacCTTGGAGTACAGAAGACACCGGGATTTAGTTCCGTTGAGGTTGACTGTAACATTCATGAATTCGTGGCCGGTGATAAATCCCATGTTGACACAGAGTGTATATATTCAACCCTCGGGCTTCTCTCCTTTGAGCTCATATTATGTGGGTATGTTCCAGAAAACATTGTGAGAGAACCGTACAAGTTTGATTGA